The following proteins come from a genomic window of Helicobacter canadensis MIT 98-5491:
- the rpsF gene encoding 30S ribosomal protein S6: protein MRFYETMFVVKPTLTQEEITQKIDFYKAAILNNGGEISATLDMGMRNLAYEIKKNKRGYYFVIYFKAEPKLVLELERLYRINEDILRFIVIKYDSKKEQKAWEVLVDRAIHNKKAAPLKEAREAKETAPKEEAKSEEASQES, encoded by the coding sequence ATGCGTTTTTATGAAACTATGTTTGTGGTAAAACCCACTTTAACACAAGAAGAAATCACACAAAAAATTGATTTTTATAAAGCAGCGATTCTTAACAATGGCGGAGAAATTAGCGCGACATTGGATATGGGAATGCGAAATCTTGCTTATGAAATCAAGAAAAATAAACGAGGATATTACTTTGTAATTTATTTCAAAGCCGAACCAAAACTCGTTTTAGAATTAGAGCGTTTGTATCGTATTAATGAAGACATTTTGCGCTTTATCGTGATTAAATATGATAGCAAAAAAGAACAAAAAGCGTGGGAAGTTTTGGTGGATAGAGCTATTCACAACAAAAAAGCAGCACCATTAAAAGAAGCGCGTGAAGCTAAGGAAACAGCTCCAAAAGAAGAAGCAAAGAGTGAGGAAGCTTCTCAAGAATCTTAA
- a CDS encoding single-stranded DNA-binding protein, with product MFNKVILVGNLTRDVELRYLPSGAALARLGLAINRRYKKQDGTQAEEVCYIDANLFGRTAEVANQYLKKGSQVLIEGRLVLESWTDNTGTKRSKHSITAESMQMLGQRQNANENVGYGESGYASGYEQQEVYQKPSPQAQKPQKEPDLPVIDINDDEIPF from the coding sequence ATGTTTAACAAAGTCATTTTAGTAGGAAATCTTACGCGTGATGTAGAATTGCGTTATCTGCCAAGTGGTGCAGCATTAGCAAGGTTGGGTTTGGCAATAAACCGCCGATATAAAAAGCAAGATGGCACTCAAGCAGAGGAGGTTTGTTATATTGATGCAAATCTCTTTGGTAGGACAGCTGAAGTGGCTAATCAATACCTTAAGAAAGGATCTCAAGTTCTAATTGAAGGTCGTTTGGTGCTTGAGAGTTGGACTGATAATACAGGCACAAAGCGCAGTAAGCATTCCATTACCGCAGAAAGTATGCAAATGCTAGGGCAAAGACAAAATGCTAATGAGAATGTTGGTTATGGAGAGAGTGGGTATGCTAGTGGTTATGAGCAACAAGAAGTTTATCAAAAACCATCGCCACAAGCTCAAAAGCCGCAAAAAGAGCCAGATCTTCCAGTAATTGACATTAATGATGATGAAATACCATTTTAA
- the rpsR gene encoding 30S ribosomal protein S18, producing the protein MAEKKRYSKRYCRYTESKIEFIDYKDIDMLKHSLSERYKIMPRRLTGNSKKWQERVEVAIKRARQMALIPYIVDRKRVVENPFKI; encoded by the coding sequence ATGGCAGAAAAAAAGAGATATTCTAAAAGATACTGCAGATACACAGAATCAAAAATCGAGTTTATTGACTACAAAGATATTGATATGCTTAAGCATTCTTTATCAGAACGCTACAAAATTATGCCACGCCGTTTGACAGGAAACTCTAAAAAATGGCAAGAGCGCGTGGAAGTTGCTATCAAAAGAGCAAGACAAATGGCGCTTATTCCTTACATTGTAGATAGAAAAAGAGTGGTTGAAAACCCTTTTAAAATCTAA
- a CDS encoding queuosine precursor transporter, with amino-acid sequence MSKKTMSFSVILVSVVIFTSLIVASNYLVQFPVNDFFTYGAITYPFTFLLADILAERYHRDEVLKVVRIGIFCAFIPSMFLAEFRIALASVSAFFFSQQADVYIFYWLKSKFPRLWWLRSAGSTAFSQFVDTMIFFHIAFLFVMPWQNVLMLVFGDYLIKFCLGLLNTPFFYLFAIRLQKFLGVFR; translated from the coding sequence ATGTCTAAAAAAACAATGTCTTTTTCGGTTATATTAGTGTCGGTGGTGATTTTTACTTCCTTGATTGTAGCTTCAAATTATCTTGTGCAATTCCCTGTCAATGACTTTTTTACTTATGGCGCTATAACTTATCCTTTTACCTTTTTATTAGCAGATATTTTAGCAGAGCGATACCATAGAGATGAAGTCTTAAAAGTGGTTAGAATTGGCATTTTTTGTGCCTTTATCCCTTCAATGTTTTTGGCTGAATTCCGGATTGCCCTTGCAAGTGTGAGTGCTTTTTTCTTTTCACAACAAGCGGATGTTTATATCTTTTATTGGCTAAAATCAAAATTCCCTCGTTTGTGGTGGCTAAGAAGTGCTGGAAGCACTGCATTTTCGCAGTTTGTTGATACGATGATCTTTTTCCACATTGCCTTTTTGTTTGTTATGCCTTGGCAAAATGTCCTTATGCTAGTCTTTGGGGATTATTTGATTAAATTCTGCCTTGGGCTTTTAAATACGCCATTTTTCTATCTTTTTGCCATTAGATTGCAAAAGTTTCTAGGGGTATTTAGATGA
- a CDS encoding D-glycero-alpha-D-manno-heptose-1,7-bisphosphate 7-phosphatase — protein sequence MKQKVVFFDRDDVVNLEDAPYGYEIEKFYFAPFFMELFLELKKQDSLCFLVTNQSGIHRGIFTQKDFETLSAFMQNCIVSCLTIPLRQSGFVPKNIGFDGIYFCPHTKEENCSCRKPKPQMLLQACADFGLDLSQYDSYILGDKDTDMMAGLEAGVQTRILVGANQAPHATHRVSNLKEALELFQSIK from the coding sequence ATGAAGCAAAAGGTTGTGTTTTTTGACCGAGATGATGTTGTAAATCTTGAAGATGCTCCCTATGGCTATGAGATTGAAAAATTCTATTTTGCCCCTTTTTTTATGGAGCTTTTTTTGGAGTTAAAAAAACAAGACTCTTTGTGTTTTTTGGTAACCAATCAATCAGGCATTCATCGCGGAATATTCACGCAAAAAGATTTTGAAACTTTAAGTGCTTTTATGCAAAACTGCATTGTTTCTTGTCTTACGATTCCATTGCGTCAAAGCGGTTTTGTGCCTAAAAATATCGGTTTTGATGGTATTTATTTTTGTCCGCATACCAAGGAAGAAAATTGTTCTTGTCGTAAGCCTAAGCCTCAAATGCTACTTCAAGCTTGTGCGGATTTTGGATTGGATTTATCACAATATGATAGCTATATTTTGGGCGATAAAGATACAGATATGATGGCAGGGCTTGAAGCTGGAGTGCAAACGAGAATTTTAGTTGGTGCAAACCAAGCTCCACACGCGACACATAGGGTTTCAAATCTCAAAGAAGCTTTGGAATTGTTTCAATCCATCAAATAA
- a CDS encoding 4Fe-4S binding protein — translation MAVKITDICIACGACIDECPVEAIVDDDDNPNNDGCYFVYNNKCVECVGHNDEPACASACPTDGCIVWDAVVDSQPHRDDIGEDKRTAHVPVVE, via the coding sequence ATGGCTGTTAAGATTACTGATATTTGTATTGCCTGTGGTGCTTGTATTGATGAATGTCCAGTAGAAGCGATTGTTGATGACGATGATAATCCAAATAACGATGGTTGCTATTTTGTTTATAACAATAAATGCGTGGAATGTGTAGGGCACAATGATGAGCCTGCCTGTGCTTCTGCTTGTCCAACAGATGGCTGTATCGTTTGGGATGCAGTGGTAGATTCTCAACCACACAGAGATGATATTGGTGAGGATAAAAGAACTGCTCATGTTCCTGTAGTGGAATAA
- a CDS encoding replication-associated recombination protein A, with protein sequence MKELAYNKRPKNFQQFIGQKHIFGENSPFMRLLKSGEIPHSFFFGPPGSGKTTAARLIANELDYPFYSLNATSFKSEDLRNILKQHQNTLQKPLIFIDEVHRLNKAQQELLLPIMENHQALILGASMENPFFSLINAIRSRSFVFEFHRLNKEELAQILEEYSLEDSIKDFLIGTSGGDARAMLNLLDCALSTKMPLTLELLKSIRPHSLNSSASDSDTHYNLISAMIKSIRGSDENAAIYYLARLIEGGENPEFIARRLVILASEDIGNANPNALNLANSTLQSVAKIGYPEARIILSQCAIYLCASPKSNTSYEAINAALEYVRKNPNEPIPEHIQQFHKNYLYPHNFGGWVKQKYLLKNLEFVKWQPKGFEKTLKEWLDKIRGIKTKE encoded by the coding sequence ATGAAAGAGTTAGCATACAATAAAAGACCTAAAAACTTCCAACAATTTATTGGACAAAAGCATATTTTTGGAGAAAACTCTCCTTTTATGCGATTATTAAAAAGTGGCGAAATTCCTCACAGCTTCTTTTTTGGTCCCCCAGGAAGTGGCAAAACAACTGCTGCAAGACTGATTGCTAATGAACTTGACTATCCCTTTTATAGTCTTAATGCCACAAGTTTCAAAAGTGAAGATTTGCGTAATATTCTAAAACAACACCAAAATACTCTACAAAAACCTCTTATTTTTATTGATGAAGTCCATAGATTAAACAAAGCCCAACAAGAACTACTCTTGCCCATTATGGAAAACCACCAAGCCTTGATTCTTGGAGCTTCTATGGAGAATCCTTTTTTTTCACTTATTAATGCGATTCGATCGCGATCTTTTGTGTTTGAATTCCATCGCTTAAACAAAGAGGAATTAGCGCAGATTCTAGAAGAATACTCCCTAGAAGATTCTATTAAAGATTTTTTGATTGGCACTAGCGGTGGTGATGCAAGAGCAATGTTAAATCTACTTGATTGTGCCCTAAGCACTAAAATGCCACTCACTCTTGAGCTTTTAAAATCCATTCGCCCTCATTCGCTAAATAGTAGTGCTAGCGATTCTGATACGCATTACAATCTTATTTCAGCAATGATAAAAAGTATTCGCGGAAGTGATGAAAATGCTGCTATTTATTATCTAGCAAGACTAATTGAAGGGGGTGAAAATCCTGAATTTATCGCAAGACGACTTGTAATTTTAGCCAGTGAAGATATTGGCAATGCTAATCCAAATGCCCTAAATCTTGCCAATTCAACCCTACAAAGTGTTGCCAAGATTGGTTATCCAGAAGCAAGAATCATTTTAAGTCAATGTGCAATTTATCTCTGTGCTTCACCCAAATCCAATACTTCTTATGAAGCCATTAACGCTGCCTTAGAATATGTCCGCAAAAACCCAAATGAACCTATTCCAGAACATATACAACAATTTCACAAAAATTATTTGTATCCGCATAATTTTGGAGGTTGGGTGAAACAAAAATATCTGCTTAAAAATTTAGAATTTGTTAAATGGCAACCTAAAGGCTTTGAGAAAACCTTAAAAGAATGGCTTGATAAAATACGCGGTATTAAAACCAAAGAATAA
- a CDS encoding MFS transporter produces the protein MPLKFEKHLKPNEMPALWGSPAKPLFPNKIRFFYGIGFIVALITASLQNNLIIAYITYLQGDLGLTPTQGACVTAAYYMGNVWMTIVLFRMRQHFGLKVFFICIFVGLLSAQLLELLFSNFAVVVFARFIGGIVGGGINVLTIFYALEMLAPKQRHLLFPISIGLIQIGSALARFIVAYFSVGDYPHLMIFFEAGICLITFCVFLLIELPPSRTDRAFFPEDSTIFFYALGTALCCLIFSTGNIIWWHHDFIAYGLCIALICFGAFFIGEFFKKRPFVSVGFLANIQLIELALAAAFVRMCLAEQSTGATGLFHDVLGFSDYQLIGYYGILTLGALCGGVACLFVYHFERSHGMILFASALIPLGSFLSTNLSVDMLPSSLYFGQFLIAFASVFFIGPLMVNGIVLGLARGANQLITFAAIFTFSQGVFGLLGSALIGYFVRLQTTQHTQNLLNYTSHIYNFQGHLNADLSNQIARHAGVLAYGDLFFTIGMIGSFIFVILATRYVYFKFTTNSLRRELDIMRNRTIKSNIKTQKILENSNFSRRG, from the coding sequence ATGCCATTAAAATTTGAAAAACATTTAAAACCCAATGAAATGCCTGCACTTTGGGGAAGTCCAGCAAAACCCCTTTTCCCTAATAAAATTCGCTTTTTTTATGGCATTGGATTTATAGTTGCTTTAATTACAGCAAGTTTGCAAAATAACCTTATTATTGCGTATATTACTTATTTGCAAGGTGATTTAGGATTGACTCCTACGCAAGGAGCGTGTGTTACAGCGGCTTATTATATGGGTAATGTTTGGATGACAATTGTTCTGTTTAGAATGAGGCAGCATTTTGGGCTTAAGGTGTTTTTTATTTGCATTTTTGTGGGGTTATTATCAGCACAGCTTTTAGAATTATTATTTAGTAACTTTGCAGTTGTTGTTTTTGCGCGATTTATCGGCGGAATAGTAGGGGGCGGAATCAATGTTTTAACAATTTTCTATGCCCTTGAAATGTTAGCACCCAAACAACGCCATTTGCTTTTTCCCATCAGTATTGGTTTAATTCAGATTGGTTCAGCACTTGCGCGTTTCATTGTTGCTTATTTTAGTGTTGGTGATTATCCGCATTTGATGATTTTTTTTGAAGCAGGAATTTGTCTTATTACTTTTTGCGTTTTTTTACTTATTGAATTGCCTCCTTCTCGCACGGATCGAGCATTTTTTCCAGAAGATTCTACGATTTTCTTTTATGCGCTTGGGACAGCACTTTGTTGTCTTATTTTTAGCACAGGAAATATTATTTGGTGGCATCACGATTTTATTGCTTATGGGCTATGTATTGCTTTAATATGTTTTGGTGCTTTTTTTATTGGAGAATTTTTTAAAAAACGCCCTTTTGTTAGTGTTGGCTTTTTGGCAAATATTCAGCTTATTGAATTGGCATTGGCTGCGGCATTTGTGCGTATGTGTTTAGCAGAACAAAGCACTGGAGCAACAGGATTATTTCATGATGTGTTGGGTTTTAGTGATTATCAGCTTATAGGATATTATGGAATCTTGACTTTAGGAGCATTATGCGGAGGTGTGGCGTGTTTGTTTGTTTATCATTTTGAGCGTTCTCATGGTATGATTCTTTTTGCATCGGCACTTATTCCTCTTGGGAGCTTCCTTTCAACTAATTTGTCTGTGGATATGCTTCCTAGTAGTCTTTATTTTGGTCAATTTCTTATTGCCTTTGCAAGTGTATTTTTTATTGGTCCTTTAATGGTAAATGGAATCGTGCTTGGTTTGGCTCGTGGAGCAAATCAATTAATTACTTTTGCCGCAATCTTTACTTTTTCGCAGGGTGTTTTTGGGCTTCTTGGATCTGCATTAATTGGCTATTTTGTAAGGCTGCAAACCACTCAACATACTCAAAATTTGCTTAATTACACATCTCATATTTATAATTTTCAAGGTCATTTGAATGCAGATTTGTCTAATCAAATAGCAAGACACGCTGGAGTTTTAGCTTATGGAGATTTGTTTTTTACTATTGGTATGATTGGAAGTTTTATTTTTGTGATTTTAGCGACACGCTATGTGTATTTTAAATTCACGACTAATTCTTTGCGTAGGGAGCTTGATATTATGAGGAATCGCACTATAAAAAGTAATATTAAAACGCAAAAAATTTTGGAAAATTCTAATTTTTCAAGGAGAGGATAA
- a CDS encoding HlyD family secretion protein → MKKRLQYSWLPSKPKLYVIVLTTFGILAGVLSILYAWQLSPFFLNVVVTNDAYIQSKTTLLSPQVSGYITEVYIKDFALVKKGQPLFQIDNRIFTQRVKEAQANLQSAESALLAYEENYRLYEANIAEKEAQIKSVEANLKNAQAENDRATTLIKNKALSKRDYDNAKAQFLSLQANYVQAKAQFQKAIQELEAHKTTKSSLEAGVKRANALLELALIDLDNSVIKAPVDGQLGEILAHIGQFVSQESALAYIVPQTHWVVANIKETKMDKVALGQKVHFSVDALSGKEFSGVVEEISPATGSEFSPIRVNNATGNFIKVIQRIPVKIKIDSTNERLEELRAGMSVVVEIETK, encoded by the coding sequence ATGAAGAAAAGATTGCAATATTCTTGGCTTCCTAGTAAGCCAAAGCTTTATGTGATTGTTTTAACAACATTTGGTATTTTGGCAGGAGTTTTATCGATTCTTTATGCGTGGCAACTATCTCCATTTTTTCTTAATGTTGTTGTGACTAATGATGCTTATATCCAATCCAAAACTACACTCCTTTCGCCTCAAGTGAGTGGGTATATCACTGAAGTGTATATTAAAGATTTTGCATTGGTCAAAAAAGGGCAGCCACTTTTTCAGATAGATAATCGAATTTTTACTCAAAGGGTAAAAGAAGCACAAGCAAATTTGCAAAGCGCAGAGAGTGCATTGCTAGCTTATGAAGAAAATTATCGTTTATATGAGGCTAATATTGCTGAAAAAGAGGCACAGATTAAATCAGTAGAAGCAAATCTTAAAAATGCTCAAGCTGAAAATGATCGAGCTACAACATTGATTAAGAATAAGGCATTAAGTAAGCGAGATTACGACAATGCTAAAGCACAATTTCTTAGTTTGCAAGCCAATTATGTTCAAGCAAAGGCACAATTTCAAAAGGCAATACAAGAATTAGAGGCTCACAAAACCACCAAATCTTCATTAGAGGCAGGAGTGAAACGTGCCAATGCTTTGTTGGAATTAGCACTCATTGATTTGGATAATTCTGTAATTAAGGCTCCTGTAGATGGGCAGTTAGGAGAAATCCTTGCTCATATAGGGCAATTTGTTTCTCAAGAAAGTGCATTAGCCTATATTGTGCCACAAACGCATTGGGTTGTAGCTAATATTAAAGAAACTAAAATGGACAAAGTTGCATTGGGACAAAAAGTTCATTTTAGTGTTGATGCATTAAGTGGCAAAGAATTTAGTGGAGTGGTGGAAGAAATCTCTCCTGCTACTGGTAGCGAATTTAGCCCTATAAGGGTTAATAATGCAACTGGGAATTTTATCAAAGTAATCCAGCGTATCCCAGTTAAGATTAAGATTGATTCTACTAATGAAAGATTAGAGGAATTGCGTGCGGGAATGAGTGTTGTAGTGGAAATTGAGACGAAATAA
- a CDS encoding tRNA (5-methylaminomethyl-2-thiouridine)(34)-methyltransferase MnmD codes for MNIQTSDKSFTLFNQTFQEHYHSTKDGALKETLHKHIFPSFAYFKNKQKLRILDICFGLGYNTLCAIKYASSYGIQSLEIHSPEMDSCLLESLSSLTYPQDLDLEILNSLTQNHFYKSKNLEVFLHLGDAREILKSFQKSFFDIVFQDAFSPAKNPLLWTYEYFKTLFLLTQKDCILTTYSQNSAMLYSAFLAGFKPFKLTQKYTRDSILFTKLESTPTLKLENALAIKPINLAHKISTNRDLKGLYDSSCK; via the coding sequence GACAAAAGCTTCACACTTTTTAATCAAACCTTCCAAGAACATTACCATTCCACTAAAGATGGTGCTTTAAAAGAAACCTTACACAAGCATATTTTTCCTAGTTTTGCCTATTTTAAAAACAAACAAAAACTAAGAATCTTGGATATTTGCTTTGGGCTTGGTTACAACACGCTTTGTGCGATAAAATATGCTAGTAGCTATGGTATCCAATCCCTAGAAATCCACTCTCCTGAGATGGATTCTTGTCTATTAGAATCACTCTCAAGCCTTACTTATCCACAAGATCTTGATTTAGAGATTCTTAATAGCCTCACACAAAACCATTTTTATAAAAGTAAAAATTTGGAAGTTTTTTTGCATTTAGGCGATGCAAGAGAGATTTTAAAAAGTTTTCAAAAATCTTTTTTTGATATAGTCTTCCAAGACGCTTTTAGTCCTGCTAAAAATCCTCTTTTATGGACTTATGAATATTTTAAAACTCTTTTTTTACTCACCCAAAAAGATTGCATTCTAACAACTTATAGTCAAAACTCGGCTATGCTTTATAGTGCCTTTTTGGCAGGTTTCAAGCCTTTCAAACTTACTCAAAAATACACGCGTGATTCTATCCTATTTACCAAACTAGAATCCACTCCAACTTTAAAACTTGAAAATGCACTCGCAATCAAGCCTATTAATCTTGCCCACAAGATTTCCACCAATCGAGATCTTAAGGGTTTATATGATTCTTCTTGCAAATAA